CGCCGTAGTTGTCGATCGACAACGAGGTCCAGTACTGGAACAGGTTCTGGTTGGTGGGGTAACTGAACGAGAGGGGAGTGGAGAACTGCGCTTCGAACGGCAGTTCTTCGGGGTCGATCTCGTAGGGATTGGTGTTCAGCTCTTCGAAATCTCCCGTACAACTTCCCAACAGTGCGAGGGGAAGCGCCATTGCGGTAACGTTTCTAAGAATATTCTTGAGTTTCATAATGTGTAAACGCTTTTGATTAGAAATTCAGTTTCACGTTCAGACCGAAGCTGCGCGTGGTCGGCAGGTTGAAGACATCGAAGCCTTGCAGGCCGTTGCCCGTACCCATCGACACGTCGGGATCCATCGGGGCGTCTTTGTAGAAGAAGAAAAGGTTGCGGGCGATGAACGCAAGGGTCAGGTTTTTCGACTGGCCGAACAGGTTACGGAAAGTGTAGCCCAGCGAAATCTCGCGCATACGGACGTTGGTCGCGTCGTATACGTAATCCTCGACGTTGTAGACCGAGTTGAAGCTTGTCGCGCCCACCACGTCGTAGTAAGCCTTGACGTTCGAGAATTTGATGCCCTCGCGCATCACGTAGCCGCGGTCGCGCGCCCGGCCCGTGCGTTCCGATACGCCGTATCCGTCGAGTGTGGCCTCGGTCATCGAAACGACCTTGCCGCCGATGCGGAAGTCGATGAGCATGCTCAGTGTCAGGTCCTTGTAGCGGAACGTGTTGTTCCAGCCCATGTTCCACTTCGAGTTCATGTTGCCCATGTATTTCAGGTCGGAATTCTGCTCGCCGCCGTTTACGGGGATCTGGTAGTCGGCGCCTTCGGGGGTTTCCGTCACCAGTTTGCCGCTCTCGTCGCGTTTGAGCGTGCGGACGTAGAGGTCGCCATACTGGCCGCCTTCATAGAGGATCACTTTGGCGCCGCCCAAGTTGGAGACCGTTACGCCGTCTTGGATACCGTCGAAAAGCTCGATGATCTTGTTGTCGTTGTACGAGAGATTCAGATCGGTGGACCATGTGAATTCATTGCCGAAGTCTTGGAACCAGCCGGCCGTCAGTTCGAAGCCTTGGTTCTGGACGTTGCCCGCATTGACGAACTGCGATTTGTAACCGCTCTCCCACGGCAGCGTCACCTCGAAGTACTGGTTCTTGGTGTTGGTCTTGTAATAGGTGGCGTTTACGTGCAGACGGTGCTGGAAGAACTCTCCGTCGAAACCGACCTCGAACGAGTGGGTCTTTTCGGGTTTCAGCGTGCGGAACGGCACCGATTTGGGCGGGTTGATGGCGCCTTGGTCGCCGTAGGTATAGCGCGGATTGGTCTTGTAGACGGGGACGTCGTTGCCGACGATGGAGTACGAACCGCGGAATTTGAACAGGTCGATATTCCGGCCCATGTCCACGAAACGGTTGAGCAGAAGGCTGGCGCCCACCGAAGGATAGAAGAACGAGTAGCCGTCGGTGTAAGCGAGGGCCGACGACCAGTCGTTACGGGCCGTCACGTCGAGGAAGAGCGCCTCTTTGAAGCCGAACGTGACAGCTCCGAAGACCGAGTTGAGCCGTTTGCGCTCCAGTCCCATGGTCGTGCCGTTCTTGTAGAAATTCGACGGGTTGAAGATGTTGGGATAGTAGGCGCCGCCGTTGCCCGGAGCGACGAACTTGCTCTGCTCGTAGAGCAGGCTCACGTTGTTCGAACGTGTCTGCATCATGCTGGTGCCGAGGGTGGCGTTGAGCGAGAAATCGTCCCACGTATGGTTGTACTGGGCGAGCAGGTCCGCATAGAGCTGTTCGCTGAAGTAGCGGTTGTCGTCCATTTTGCCGTAGGTGTATTTATTGCCGTAGGACGACGCGTAGTGGTTGCGTACGTAGTGTTCGTCGGCGCGCTCGTAGCGCATGCGGCCCGTGAGCGAAAGTCCGTCGATGATCTGGTATTTGATCGATCCGCCGAATTCGTAGCGGTTGCGTTCGACGACGGGGCGTTCGCGGTTGAGCAGCCAGTAGGGGTTGCTGTTGGTCTCGTCGGTGGTAGTCACCCAGTTCTGGACGTTGGCGTTGAGCTCGCCGTTGTAGGTCTCGAAGTTGCTTTTGTAGCCGTTCCAGTCGCCGCCGCGCGGGAAGGTGTAGGTGCCGACGAGCGGGTTAAAGACGAAACCGCCGGCCGGCTGGTTCGAGATGTGCTGGTTCACGTATTTGGCGTTGAAATCGACCTTGATGTGGTCGTTGAAAAGGTCGAAACCGACTTTGGCGTTGAGCGTGTGTTGCGAGTAGTCGTTTTCAGGGGTGATGCCGCCGGATGTTACGTTGCCGTAGGAGAAGTAGGCTCGCAGGTCTTCGGCGCCGCCGTTGATCGAGATCGAGTTGTTGGTCGTCCAGCCCGTACGGAAGAACTTCTCGGCGTAATCGGGAGCCTTCGACGCGAGTTTGTCGCCCCAACTGTATTGGCCGTTCGCCC
This Alistipes onderdonkii DNA region includes the following protein-coding sequences:
- a CDS encoding SusC/RagA family TonB-linked outer membrane protein, with product MTSFCLIAPATALRSYAQEGGGSTLEGLIKDDSGPLLGATVIVKNTTRGTTTDMDGKFRLEGLQPGDVLQVTYVGYDPYEVTYTGQTTLDILMTTTANQLNAVVVTAMGIERQSKTLSYAAETVGGDDVADIKSVNMINALQGKAAGLQITPNSTGAGGSSKILFRGNKSINGSNQPLVVVDGVPLMMNITSDQVDSNWGAQRDGGDAMSTINPDDIASISLLKGASAAALYGAVAANGAIMITTKSAMAGRLAVNVSSNTTIDTPLSLPEFQNTYGANGQYSWGDKLASKAPDYAEKFFRTGWTTNNSISINGGAEDLRAYFSYGNVTSGGITPENDYSQHTLNAKVGFDLFNDHIKVDFNAKYVNQHISNQPAGGFVFNPLVGTYTFPRGGDWNGYKSNFETYNGELNANVQNWVTTTDETNSNPYWLLNRERPVVERNRYEFGGSIKYQIIDGLSLTGRMRYERADEHYVRNHYASSYGNKYTYGKMDDNRYFSEQLYADLLAQYNHTWDDFSLNATLGTSMMQTRSNNVSLLYEQSKFVAPGNGGAYYPNIFNPSNFYKNGTTMGLERKRLNSVFGAVTFGFKEALFLDVTARNDWSSALAYTDGYSFFYPSVGASLLLNRFVDMGRNIDLFKFRGSYSIVGNDVPVYKTNPRYTYGDQGAINPPKSVPFRTLKPEKTHSFEVGFDGEFFQHRLHVNATYYKTNTKNQYFEVTLPWESGYKSQFVNAGNVQNQGFELTAGWFQDFGNEFTWSTDLNLSYNDNKIIELFDGIQDGVTVSNLGGAKVILYEGGQYGDLYVRTLKRDESGKLVTETPEGADYQIPVNGGEQNSDLKYMGNMNSKWNMGWNNTFRYKDLTLSMLIDFRIGGKVVSMTEATLDGYGVSERTGRARDRGYVMREGIKFSNVKAYYDVVGATSFNSVYNVEDYVYDATNVRMREISLGYTFRNLFGQSKNLTLAFIARNLFFFYKDAPMDPDVSMGTGNGLQGFDVFNLPTTRSFGLNVKLNF